One window of Candidatus Nitrospira kreftii genomic DNA carries:
- a CDS encoding Arsenate reductase: MKRSILFLCTGNSCRSVLAEATFNALAGPEWRAMSAGSHPTGTVHPRSLALLQREGISTEGLHSKSWTDLPAIPDLVITVCGNAAGETCPAYLGPVLRAHWGVEDPAKATGTEAEINAKFDQAYRTLRARIEAFLKLPLDRLGKDHEQLKVELDRIGKLS; the protein is encoded by the coding sequence ATGAAGCGCTCCATCTTGTTCCTTTGTACCGGCAACTCCTGCCGCTCCGTTTTAGCGGAGGCCACGTTCAACGCCCTGGCAGGGCCTGAGTGGCGTGCCATGAGTGCGGGGAGCCATCCGACCGGCACGGTCCATCCCCGATCCCTGGCCTTACTACAGCGAGAAGGGATTTCGACCGAGGGTTTGCATAGTAAATCGTGGACCGACCTTCCGGCCATTCCGGATCTCGTGATCACGGTGTGTGGCAATGCAGCCGGGGAAACCTGTCCGGCCTACCTTGGTCCGGTGTTGCGTGCCCATTGGGGTGTAGAGGATCCGGCCAAGGCAACTGGAACGGAGGCGGAAATCAACGCCAAGTTCGACCAGGCCTACCGCACGTTACGAGCCCGCATCGAAGCGTTCCTGAAATTGCCGCTCGACCGCCTCGGAAAGGATCACGAGCAGTTGAAGGTGGAGCTCGACCGCATTGGGAAACTGTCGTAG
- a CDS encoding Multifunctional NAD(FAD)-dependent oxidoreductase/hodanese domain-/SirA-like redox domain/Peroxiredoxin domain-containing protein, with the protein MSNKRVIIVGGVAGGASAAARARRLCEDCDIIIFERGPHVSFANCGLPYFVGGEIAEQDSLLVQTPDSLKARFNLDVRIKTEVIRIDREVRHIWVREVETGREYEEAYDALILSMGASPWKPPLPGIERPHHFVVRDIPDVEHIMAWSKDCQRCRAVVVGGGYIGLEMAEQLRHRGFNVTVVEALPQVMTPLDPEMAAWLHMELRANGVALHVNDPVISFEPPSEQEPARASIVVLKSGRRLPADSVVLGMGVKPEVGLAKDAGLEIGGLGGIRVNEHLQTSDPHIWAVGDAIEVRDGVTGEWALIPLAGPANRQGRIAADNILGRTTRYEHTLGTAILRLFTLTVACAGANENGLRRAAIAFQAVHLHPGSHAGYYPGAEPIAMKILFASDTGRLLGAQAIGHEGVDKRIDVLATALKAGMTVHDLAELELAYAPPYGSAKDPVNLAGMAAQNVLVGDVALAQWNDIASLDPGTTLLLDVRRLDERVQGFIPGSVHIPLDDLRRRLSELPRDRELITYCHSGQRSYIAARILSHHGFRVRNLTGSYRTWRATQCQ; encoded by the coding sequence ATGAGTAACAAACGAGTCATCATCGTCGGTGGAGTCGCAGGTGGGGCCAGCGCGGCAGCAAGAGCGCGGCGGTTATGCGAGGACTGCGACATCATCATATTCGAGCGTGGTCCGCATGTGTCGTTTGCCAACTGCGGGCTGCCCTATTTTGTCGGTGGTGAAATCGCCGAGCAAGATAGCCTTCTGGTGCAGACGCCGGACAGCCTCAAGGCGCGCTTCAATCTGGACGTGCGTATCAAGACCGAGGTCATTCGTATCGACCGCGAAGTCCGGCACATTTGGGTGCGGGAGGTGGAAACCGGTCGCGAATACGAAGAAGCCTACGACGCGCTGATCCTTTCCATGGGCGCCTCGCCGTGGAAACCACCCCTTCCTGGAATCGAGCGTCCGCACCACTTCGTGGTGCGAGACATCCCTGACGTGGAACACATCATGGCGTGGTCGAAAGACTGCCAGCGCTGCCGCGCCGTCGTGGTGGGAGGCGGTTACATCGGACTCGAAATGGCCGAACAGTTGCGGCACCGCGGGTTCAATGTGACGGTGGTGGAAGCGCTGCCCCAGGTCATGACACCTCTCGACCCGGAGATGGCTGCCTGGCTGCATATGGAATTGCGCGCCAATGGGGTCGCGCTGCATGTGAACGATCCGGTGATATCGTTCGAGCCGCCTTCAGAGCAGGAGCCAGCCCGCGCATCCATCGTGGTGCTCAAGAGCGGGCGTCGGTTGCCGGCCGACTCAGTCGTGCTTGGCATGGGCGTCAAACCCGAAGTGGGACTGGCAAAGGATGCCGGTTTGGAGATCGGCGGGTTGGGCGGCATCCGGGTCAATGAACACCTCCAGACCAGCGACCCCCACATCTGGGCCGTGGGCGATGCCATTGAGGTGCGTGACGGCGTCACGGGTGAATGGGCATTGATTCCGCTGGCCGGTCCGGCAAATCGTCAGGGTCGCATTGCCGCCGACAATATCCTCGGCCGCACCACCCGATACGAACATACCTTGGGCACGGCCATTCTACGGTTGTTCACTCTCACCGTCGCGTGCGCCGGTGCCAATGAGAACGGTCTTCGTCGCGCCGCTATCGCGTTCCAGGCGGTTCATCTTCACCCCGGGTCTCATGCGGGTTATTACCCCGGCGCCGAACCCATCGCGATGAAAATTCTGTTCGCGTCCGACACAGGCAGACTGCTCGGCGCGCAAGCCATCGGCCATGAAGGCGTGGACAAACGCATTGACGTGCTGGCCACCGCCCTCAAGGCCGGGATGACCGTTCACGACCTGGCTGAACTGGAACTGGCTTACGCGCCGCCATACGGATCGGCGAAAGACCCCGTCAACCTGGCCGGCATGGCCGCGCAGAACGTGCTCGTGGGCGATGTGGCGCTCGCGCAATGGAACGACATCGCTTCGCTCGATCCCGGCACCACGTTGTTGCTGGATGTGCGCCGCCTCGACGAACGGGTGCAAGGATTCATTCCCGGGTCGGTCCATATTCCACTGGATGACTTGCGCCGGCGTTTGAGTGAGCTACCGCGCGACCGCGAACTTATCACCTATTGCCACAGCGGCCAGCGCTCCTACATCGCAGCGCGCATTCTGAGCCACCACGGCTTTCGCGTGCGCAATCTGACGGGATCGTATCGCACATGGCGAGCCACCCAATGCCAATGA
- a CDS encoding Transcriptional regulator codes for MTTITKRREKAVSLFHALSDSTRLEIMERLKEGEQCVCDLTDVMKTAQSRLSFHLKVLKDAGLITDRPEGRWIYYSIDQETLDELEAVVESLRGSRPRVGTSSRCL; via the coding sequence ATGACGACCATCACGAAGCGACGAGAAAAAGCTGTGAGCCTCTTCCACGCACTATCAGACTCCACGCGGTTAGAAATCATGGAGCGTCTGAAAGAGGGTGAGCAATGTGTGTGCGACCTCACCGACGTGATGAAGACGGCTCAGTCGCGGTTGTCCTTTCATTTGAAAGTGCTCAAAGACGCGGGGCTGATTACGGATCGTCCCGAGGGGCGGTGGATCTATTATTCTATCGATCAAGAAACCCTGGATGAATTAGAGGCGGTTGTCGAGTCGTTACGAGGCTCACGCCCACGAGTCGGCACCTCATCCCGGTGTTTGTAA
- a CDS encoding hypothetical protein (conserved protein of unknown function): MPPDYFKPDACDTTRIGISLKQPDSHGAPSLMNLAALRQYTHLVERVRLAVSMDREARLGLHEITAAGKIYEFMQVVLGSGAPRRVLLSAGIHGDELAGVEALCEWLESHAYMKFLYRWDITMLPCLNPWGYEHGTRENGDGRDLNREFNSSRPPQEVLFVQSVLQQRFDLSLELHGDEDSAGYYLYETVQPGADIGHRVLEQIRTVMPVNLDTTIDAKSADGGVIARPLEPGTHSWWPMARYGFAQGIPCSLTLEAGQSPLQRQVQAHLQAIEAALGLCS, translated from the coding sequence ATGCCCCCCGATTACTTCAAGCCCGATGCCTGCGACACGACGCGGATCGGCATATCTTTGAAACAACCTGATTCTCATGGTGCTCCGTCTCTCATGAACCTCGCAGCTCTACGACAGTATACCCACCTGGTCGAACGGGTCCGTTTGGCTGTGAGTATGGATCGCGAGGCGAGGTTGGGTCTTCATGAGATCACAGCAGCAGGCAAGATCTATGAGTTCATGCAAGTCGTCCTGGGAAGCGGTGCGCCGCGGCGGGTGTTGCTGTCCGCCGGCATTCATGGCGATGAGCTTGCCGGAGTGGAAGCCCTGTGCGAATGGCTGGAGTCTCACGCCTATATGAAGTTTCTTTATCGGTGGGATATCACGATGCTTCCCTGCCTCAACCCCTGGGGCTATGAACATGGAACACGTGAAAACGGTGACGGGCGTGATCTGAACCGGGAGTTCAACTCATCGCGCCCGCCGCAAGAGGTTCTGTTCGTTCAGTCGGTGCTGCAACAACGGTTCGATCTGAGCCTGGAGCTCCACGGAGACGAGGATAGCGCTGGCTATTATCTGTATGAGACGGTCCAGCCTGGGGCGGATATCGGACATCGTGTGCTCGAACAGATTCGCACGGTTATGCCCGTGAATCTTGATACGACGATTGACGCGAAGTCAGCCGATGGCGGAGTCATCGCGAGGCCTCTCGAACCTGGGACTCACAGCTGGTGGCCCATGGCGCGGTACGGATTCGCTCAAGGAATCCCCTGTTCCCTGACTCTTGAGGCAGGCCAGTCGCCGCTACAGAGACAGGTTCAGGCACATCTCCAGGCGATCGAGGCGGCATTGGGTCTCTGTTCCTAG
- a CDS encoding hypothetical protein (conserved protein of unknown function), producing the protein MEHEILTGNIIGNECVLTAEELARACCAEVSWIAELIDMGILAQQGEDQSGWRFCAADLTSARRAARLQRAFEANTEAVAVMLDLMTEIKRLRDRLKRMGLDPDE; encoded by the coding sequence ATGGAGCATGAGATTCTGACAGGGAACATCATCGGCAATGAGTGCGTGCTGACGGCCGAGGAGTTGGCGAGAGCCTGCTGCGCCGAGGTGTCATGGATTGCCGAATTAATCGACATGGGCATACTGGCGCAACAGGGGGAGGACCAATCGGGCTGGCGATTCTGCGCAGCGGACCTCACCTCTGCTCGCCGGGCGGCACGACTGCAACGGGCGTTTGAGGCGAACACGGAAGCGGTGGCGGTCATGCTTGATCTGATGACCGAGATCAAGCGGCTGCGCGATCGTCTGAAGCGGATGGGGCTGGATCCAGATGAGTGA
- a CDS encoding hypothetical protein (conserved protein of unknown function), translating to MRHLFSYRGLNLLVKLTASFSMLIMVWLGVEPMSVADRTWAESPPAQPSGKLKGNILQGREIFNGKGVCYYCHGIDGYLSKTPRLEADTAKLITKLNPPPTDLRNPDVLHLKNNKERARAIREGHPGTGMFPDTTMTDQDLADLLLYLALIRKDPHPEQ from the coding sequence ATGAGACATCTGTTCAGTTACCGTGGCCTCAATTTGCTGGTCAAACTGACAGCCTCGTTCAGCATGCTTATCATGGTCTGGCTGGGAGTCGAGCCGATGTCTGTTGCTGATCGCACCTGGGCGGAGTCTCCTCCAGCGCAACCGAGCGGCAAGTTAAAGGGCAATATCCTGCAAGGCCGGGAGATTTTTAACGGCAAAGGTGTGTGCTATTACTGTCATGGGATCGATGGGTACTTGTCTAAGACACCACGACTGGAAGCGGACACAGCCAAGCTCATCACAAAACTGAATCCTCCCCCCACCGATTTACGGAATCCGGATGTCCTGCACCTGAAAAACAACAAGGAACGGGCTCGCGCTATTCGAGAAGGCCATCCTGGCACCGGAATGTTTCCTGACACCACCATGACCGATCAAGACCTCGCCGACCTCTTGCTCTACCTCGCGCTCATCAGAAAAGATCCCCACCCGGAGCAGTAG
- a CDS encoding hypothetical protein (curved DNA-binding protein, DnaJ homologue that functions as a co-chaperone of DnaK), which yields MEYKDYYKILGAERTATADEIKKAYRKLARTYHPDVSKQANAEARFKEIGEAYEVLQDTEKRAAYDQLGNRWQAGQEFTPPPDWGAGFEFTQGRASTTEAADFSDFFSSLFGNFSRQATAGRFRGEDHHAKIVIPLEDAFQGATRTITLRAPELDAQGRVVLREHTLNVRIPKGIRDGQLIRLAGQGAPGAGGAPGGDLYLEVHFDPHALYRVEGHDLSLTLPLAPWEAALGETVKAPTPTGVVEVKIPAGSQSGRKLRLKGRGIPGEPSGDLYLVLDVVVPAADTERAQQLYRTMAQELTFNPRRALGV from the coding sequence ATGGAATACAAGGACTACTATAAGATTCTCGGTGCCGAGCGGACCGCCACGGCCGATGAAATCAAGAAAGCCTACCGTAAACTGGCGCGCACATATCATCCGGACGTCAGTAAACAGGCGAATGCAGAGGCGCGCTTTAAGGAAATCGGCGAAGCCTACGAAGTGCTCCAGGACACAGAGAAACGCGCCGCCTATGACCAACTCGGCAATCGCTGGCAGGCGGGACAGGAGTTCACACCTCCGCCCGACTGGGGTGCTGGGTTCGAGTTCACCCAGGGCAGGGCTTCCACGACAGAAGCAGCCGACTTCAGCGACTTTTTTTCCAGCCTCTTCGGCAATTTTTCACGACAAGCCACGGCGGGGCGGTTCCGCGGAGAGGATCATCATGCGAAGATCGTCATCCCGCTCGAAGACGCCTTTCAGGGGGCGACCCGCACCATTACACTACGCGCCCCGGAACTGGATGCGCAGGGCCGCGTGGTGCTGCGCGAACACACGCTCAACGTGCGGATTCCCAAAGGCATTCGCGACGGCCAGCTGATCCGTCTGGCCGGCCAGGGCGCGCCGGGAGCGGGTGGAGCGCCCGGAGGTGATCTGTATCTGGAAGTTCATTTCGACCCCCATGCGTTGTACCGTGTGGAGGGTCATGATCTTTCGTTGACCCTGCCGCTTGCTCCGTGGGAGGCGGCGCTTGGCGAGACGGTCAAAGCGCCGACGCCGACCGGCGTGGTCGAGGTCAAAATTCCGGCAGGCTCGCAGAGCGGGCGGAAGCTTCGGCTCAAGGGCCGTGGAATTCCCGGCGAGCCGTCGGGCGATCTCTATCTCGTCCTGGACGTGGTCGTGCCCGCGGCGGACACAGAGCGAGCGCAGCAGCTCTATAGGACAATGGCACAGGAACTGACGTTCAACCCCCGACGGGCTCTCGGCGTATGA
- a CDS encoding Arsenical-resistance protein Acr3 — protein MDIAIHPELCAEPSEKRLNVFERFLTVWVGLCMVAGILLGQWAPETMQVLRSLELGEKSHVNVPIAILIWLMIIPMMMKVDFAAVRDVGKRPRGLLVTLFVNWVVKPFSMAFLAWLFFRYVFSAWIAPGDADQYIAGAIILAAAPCTAMVFVWSYLTNGDPAYTLVQVSVNDLIMLVLFAPLVGFLVSGASSLSVPFEVLLYSVMAFIVIPLSLGVLLRRWFIRRHGKTWFEQSLLPRFAPVTIVALLATLVLIFAFQAENILGKTFHVFLIAIPILVQVYFNSSLTYGLMKWLNVPYSVAAPGALIGASNFFELAVATAIALFGPESGAALVTVVGVLVEVPVMLSVCAVCNRTRDWFPAEASA, from the coding sequence ATGGATATTGCCATACATCCTGAGCTATGTGCGGAGCCGAGTGAAAAACGGCTCAACGTCTTCGAACGCTTCCTCACCGTCTGGGTGGGACTCTGTATGGTGGCGGGAATTCTGTTGGGGCAGTGGGCGCCGGAGACCATGCAGGTGCTCAGAAGCCTCGAACTTGGGGAAAAGAGTCACGTCAATGTCCCGATCGCAATTTTGATCTGGCTGATGATCATCCCGATGATGATGAAGGTCGATTTTGCGGCGGTGCGCGATGTGGGGAAGCGACCACGAGGCTTGCTGGTGACGTTGTTCGTCAACTGGGTCGTGAAGCCTTTTTCCATGGCCTTCTTGGCCTGGCTCTTTTTCCGGTATGTGTTCTCGGCCTGGATCGCCCCAGGAGATGCGGATCAATACATTGCCGGGGCGATTATCCTGGCCGCGGCACCCTGTACTGCGATGGTGTTCGTCTGGAGTTATCTCACGAATGGCGATCCGGCCTATACCCTGGTGCAGGTATCCGTGAACGATCTCATCATGCTGGTCCTCTTTGCTCCGCTGGTAGGGTTTCTCGTCAGCGGCGCGTCATCCTTGAGCGTTCCGTTCGAAGTCTTGCTGTACTCGGTGATGGCCTTCATTGTGATTCCCTTGAGTCTTGGGGTCCTGCTTCGGCGCTGGTTCATTCGCCGACACGGCAAGACGTGGTTTGAGCAGAGTTTGCTCCCGCGATTTGCGCCCGTCACCATCGTGGCGCTCCTTGCCACGCTCGTGCTGATCTTTGCCTTTCAGGCCGAGAATATTCTGGGGAAGACGTTTCATGTGTTCTTGATCGCCATCCCGATCCTTGTTCAGGTCTATTTCAATTCCTCGCTGACGTATGGACTGATGAAATGGCTGAACGTGCCCTACTCAGTGGCTGCACCAGGGGCGCTCATTGGGGCGAGCAACTTCTTTGAGCTCGCAGTGGCCACGGCCATCGCGTTGTTCGGACCCGAATCAGGAGCGGCGCTGGTCACGGTGGTGGGAGTGTTGGTGGAAGTCCCGGTCATGCTTTCCGTCTGCGCCGTTTGCAATCGAACCCGTGACTGGTTTCCAGCGGAGGCTTCCGCATGA
- a CDS encoding hypothetical protein (conserved protein of unknown function), which produces MAETRFEWDSDKDSVNRKKHGVPFYRAQYAFADPRRVIAKDLSHSQSEDRFYCFGEVDGGILTVRFTYRASVIRIIGAGYWRKGKAIYEHKNKIHR; this is translated from the coding sequence ATGGCTGAAACACGTTTCGAGTGGGATTCAGACAAAGACTCAGTAAATCGGAAAAAACATGGGGTGCCGTTCTATCGTGCCCAATATGCTTTTGCCGACCCTCGACGCGTCATTGCGAAGGACCTCTCGCATAGTCAGTCAGAAGACCGCTTCTACTGTTTTGGCGAAGTCGATGGCGGTATCTTGACGGTGCGATTCACATATCGGGCTTCAGTCATTCGAATCATCGGCGCCGGCTATTGGCGTAAAGGAAAGGCGATTTATGAGCACAAAAATAAAATACACCGATGA
- a CDS encoding Conjugal transfer protein TraR, giving the protein MDREELEQFRERLTAMQDEIRAISESAAQDLKPVMLDQTSVGRVSRVDAMQLQQMSQEAARRRQQLLVKIEGALRRIESGRFGLCFLCGMEIGLRRLSADPTITRCRDCVEGS; this is encoded by the coding sequence ATGGATAGAGAAGAGCTTGAGCAATTCCGCGAGAGGCTGACCGCGATGCAGGACGAGATCCGCGCCATCAGCGAGTCTGCGGCCCAGGATCTCAAGCCGGTGATGCTCGATCAAACCAGCGTCGGCCGGGTCTCGCGGGTAGACGCGATGCAGCTTCAGCAGATGTCCCAAGAGGCCGCGCGCCGGCGCCAGCAACTCCTGGTCAAAATTGAGGGAGCCTTGCGCCGCATCGAATCAGGCCGGTTTGGCCTGTGCTTTCTGTGCGGAATGGAGATCGGCCTTCGCCGCCTGAGCGCGGACCCCACGATCACGCGATGCCGCGATTGCGTTGAGGGTTCGTAA
- a CDS encoding Arsenical resistance operon trans-acting repressor ArsD, whose translation MTKIEVYDGAMCCSTGVCGVDVDQRLVNFAADVEWAKQQGVTIERFNLGQQPLQFANNPRVKGFLERSGEGSLPLILVDGEVGLAGRYPSRAELTRWAGLVAVTSVSQAEGSCCSGDSSC comes from the coding sequence ATGACAAAGATTGAGGTGTACGACGGGGCCATGTGTTGCAGCACGGGCGTCTGCGGAGTGGATGTGGATCAGCGATTGGTGAATTTTGCCGCCGATGTTGAGTGGGCGAAGCAGCAAGGCGTCACAATCGAGCGCTTTAACCTGGGGCAACAACCGTTGCAGTTCGCGAACAATCCCAGGGTCAAAGGCTTTTTAGAGCGCTCGGGGGAGGGGTCGCTCCCGCTGATTCTCGTGGACGGCGAAGTGGGTCTGGCCGGGCGGTATCCCAGCCGGGCTGAGTTGACCCGGTGGGCCGGTTTAGTCGCTGTCACATCGGTAAGTCAGGCAGAAGGTAGCTGCTGCAGTGGCGACTCCTCCTGCTGA
- a CDS encoding hypothetical protein (conserved protein of unknown function), with protein MFKGLCGLSSGVQGQGQWISHGRIQLSEQKTITAYYEQDHDRLDELFKTFHTIKRSDFAKAKEAFKEFKIGLQRHIVWEEELLFPIWEEKTGMVEDGPTPMMRHEHSQIKQLLDAIHQKVEGQNLETDQDEQALLQLLSSHNRKEERALYPAIDNVISADERVKVFSDMNSIPEDRYNACCSDH; from the coding sequence ATGTTTAAAGGACTGTGTGGCCTGTCATCTGGAGTACAAGGTCAAGGACAATGGATAAGTCATGGGAGGATCCAATTGAGTGAGCAAAAGACGATCACCGCCTATTATGAACAGGATCACGACCGTCTGGATGAGTTGTTCAAGACCTTTCACACGATAAAACGTTCGGACTTTGCCAAGGCCAAGGAAGCATTCAAGGAGTTTAAGATTGGCCTCCAGCGGCATATTGTGTGGGAAGAGGAGTTGCTCTTTCCAATCTGGGAAGAGAAAACCGGCATGGTCGAGGACGGGCCGACGCCCATGATGCGACACGAGCATAGCCAGATCAAGCAGTTGCTCGACGCGATTCATCAAAAGGTGGAGGGACAGAATCTCGAGACCGACCAGGACGAGCAGGCGCTGTTACAGTTACTGAGCTCTCATAATCGGAAGGAAGAGCGAGCGCTCTATCCCGCAATTGATAACGTCATCAGCGCGGACGAGCGCGTAAAAGTTTTCAGCGACATGAATAGTATTCCAGAAGACCGGTACAATGCCTGTTGCAGTGACCACTGA
- a CDS encoding Thioredoxin 2, protein MSELVHIVCPHCRSVNRVPGTRLNEGPKCGQCHAPLFTGHSTALTVVDFDVHAVRNDIPLVVDFWAPWCGPCRMMAPAFEQAAKALEPLARLSKVNTEDEPTLASRFGITSIPTVIIFRNGREVARQPGALGLQDIVRWVRSCL, encoded by the coding sequence ATGAGTGAGCTGGTACACATCGTCTGTCCCCATTGCCGGAGCGTCAATCGCGTGCCCGGAACCCGTCTGAACGAAGGTCCCAAGTGCGGCCAGTGCCATGCGCCGCTGTTCACCGGACATTCGACCGCACTGACTGTGGTAGATTTCGACGTGCACGCCGTCCGAAACGATATCCCGTTGGTCGTGGATTTCTGGGCGCCCTGGTGCGGTCCCTGCCGGATGATGGCACCCGCCTTTGAGCAGGCGGCGAAGGCGTTGGAGCCGTTAGCACGCCTGAGCAAGGTGAATACCGAGGACGAGCCAACGCTGGCATCCCGGTTTGGGATTACCAGCATTCCGACCGTGATCATCTTTCGCAATGGGCGTGAGGTGGCGCGGCAGCCGGGGGCTCTGGGTCTGCAAGACATCGTGCGATGGGTCCGCAGCTGTCTCTGA
- a CDS encoding Arsenical pump-driving ATPase, translating into MRFLDHPPPFLFFTGKGGVGKTSLSCATAIRLARQGKKVLLVSTDPASNVGQVFSQTIGNTITVIATVPGLSALEIDPQLAAQQYRERIVGPVRGVLPDSAVKSIEEQLSGACTTEIAAFDEFTALLTDTALIAAYDHIIFDTAPTGHTIRLLQLPGAWSSFIEANPGGASCLGPLSGLDKQRRQYADAVKALCDPNRTRLILVSRAQKTTLDEVARTHQELAAIGLARQYLAINGVLPEREARHDALAAAIYQHEQRAIAAMPSVLRDLPIDYLRLKAANLVGVEALSSLFSDGDEAAPLPVGVIADSVDLPRLSGLVDEIAKSGHGLVMMMGKGGVGKTTLAAALAVALAKRGLPVHLTTSDPAAHLTDTLSGPLDNLDVSRIDPQAEIARYRQHVLDTKGKDLDAQGRAMLEEDLRSPCTEEIAVFQAFSHIIREAGKKFVVMDTAPTGHTLLLLDATGAFHREASRHIDPLLHHTTPMMRLQDPERTKVLIVTLAETTPVLEAAQLQDELRRAGIEPWAWLINNSLFATATSSPLLKQRAAFELAQIEAVRNRHAKRVALVPMQAEEPVGIDRLLKLVEPQSVLDFAGATRPSLT; encoded by the coding sequence ATGCGGTTTCTAGACCACCCACCACCATTCCTGTTTTTTACCGGTAAGGGTGGCGTTGGAAAAACGTCACTGTCCTGCGCCACCGCGATTCGTCTGGCTCGACAGGGCAAGAAGGTCCTCCTGGTCAGTACCGATCCGGCGTCCAACGTGGGCCAGGTATTCAGTCAGACCATCGGGAACACCATTACTGTCATTGCGACCGTCCCAGGTCTGTCGGCTCTGGAAATCGACCCGCAGTTAGCGGCACAGCAGTATCGGGAGCGCATCGTCGGTCCAGTGCGCGGCGTGTTGCCGGACTCCGCGGTCAAGAGCATTGAAGAGCAGCTTTCCGGAGCCTGCACGACGGAGATTGCCGCTTTCGACGAATTTACTGCCCTGCTGACCGATACGGCCCTGATTGCCGCCTACGACCACATCATCTTCGACACGGCACCAACCGGCCATACCATCCGCCTGTTACAACTCCCTGGCGCATGGAGCAGCTTTATTGAAGCAAACCCGGGGGGCGCGTCATGTCTCGGCCCGCTGTCGGGGCTGGACAAGCAACGCCGACAGTACGCGGACGCGGTCAAGGCGCTGTGCGATCCGAACCGGACCCGTTTGATCCTGGTGTCCCGTGCACAGAAAACCACGCTGGACGAGGTCGCGCGCACGCACCAGGAACTCGCCGCCATCGGCCTGGCCAGGCAGTATCTCGCCATCAATGGGGTCCTGCCGGAACGCGAAGCGCGGCATGATGCACTAGCCGCCGCTATCTATCAGCATGAGCAAAGGGCGATCGCCGCGATGCCTTCGGTGCTGCGAGATCTACCCATCGATTATCTGCGGCTCAAGGCCGCCAACCTCGTTGGGGTTGAGGCGCTGAGCAGTCTTTTCTCTGATGGAGACGAAGCCGCGCCTCTACCAGTTGGGGTGATCGCCGACTCGGTCGATCTTCCACGATTGTCGGGGCTGGTTGACGAGATCGCCAAGAGCGGCCACGGCCTCGTCATGATGATGGGCAAGGGCGGTGTCGGCAAAACCACGCTTGCCGCTGCGCTCGCGGTGGCATTGGCCAAGCGCGGGCTTCCTGTCCATTTGACCACATCGGACCCGGCCGCCCACCTGACTGACACGCTGTCCGGACCCTTGGATAATCTGGACGTCAGCCGAATCGACCCGCAGGCCGAGATCGCGCGGTACCGGCAACATGTGCTCGATACCAAGGGCAAGGACCTCGATGCTCAAGGCCGTGCCATGCTGGAAGAGGATTTGCGATCGCCCTGCACGGAAGAAATCGCGGTGTTCCAGGCGTTCTCCCACATCATTCGCGAGGCCGGGAAGAAATTCGTGGTGATGGATACGGCGCCGACCGGGCACACCTTGTTATTGCTCGATGCCACTGGGGCCTTTCACCGCGAAGCGAGCCGCCACATTGATCCACTCCTGCACCACACGACCCCGATGATGCGGCTACAGGACCCTGAACGGACGAAGGTACTGATTGTGACCTTGGCGGAAACGACGCCGGTGCTGGAAGCGGCCCAATTGCAGGACGAGCTGCGCCGCGCCGGCATCGAGCCCTGGGCTTGGCTCATCAACAACAGCCTGTTTGCAACGGCCACGTCGTCACCTTTATTGAAGCAGAGGGCGGCGTTTGAGCTGGCCCAGATTGAGGCGGTCCGCAACCGCCATGCTAAACGTGTCGCGCTTGTGCCGATGCAGGCCGAGGAGCCTGTGGGCATCGATCGGTTGCTCAAACTTGTCGAACCGCAGAGCGTCTTGGACTTCGCCGGCGCGACTAGGCCTTCTCTGACGTGA